The stretch of DNA TGATACCGCCATTCCTGCACTGGGCCTGCGACTGCGTTGCTCCGGTGCACGAACATGGGTGCTGTTCGCAAAGCTCGCTGGACGGACCACTCGAGAGACGCTGGGCAATGCCTGTCATATACCCCTTGCCGCCGCTCGCCGTATGGCCGATCAGGCCGCAATCAACGCCCCCCTTCCCTCCCTTTCCGCGCCCCTTTTGGGGAGTGATGCGCGTATCAGTGAGTTATGGCCGCACTTCCTCGCGGTGGGCGAAGCGGGTCGATGGAAGCCCGGCACGATCCGCAATATGCGGTCGGTCGCCGATCAACATATCCTCCCCTCGCTGGGACGGACCAGAGTACGTGATCTGACCAACGAACAGGTGGCGCAATGGTACCTCGACGTTGCCGCCCGCAGCACCGCGATCCGCATGGCGCTGTCCACGCTATCGGGCTTGATGCTCTATGCGGAGGATCACGGCTTGCGTGAAGCCGGGTCTAATCCTTGTCGCGGCCTGTCGAAGAAATGGCGCGGGCAACGCGGCCATTTACTTCCCACCGCCACGATCCGGGCGCTGTGGGCAGCGCTGGATCAGCTGCAAACCCGAATGCCCGATGCCTGCGATGCGGTCCGTCTGCTGCTCCTGACAGGAGCAAGGCGAAGCGAGATCCTGTCCCTCGAATGGGACTGGATTGTCGGCGCGCGCGCGGTACTGAAGGACTCCAAGGAAGGGCCTCGCACGATTTGGCTCAATGCCCCTGCCCGCACCATTCTCGATGCCCGGATAGACAAAAGTTCAAGCCCATTCGTGTTCCCCGCACCAAAGGGAAATGGCCCGGTCAAGGTCATTGATCGGGCATGGGCGGCAATTCGAACCGAGGCTGGTATCGCCAGGCTGCGAGTGCATGACCTGCGCCACCACTTCGCATCCGTAGCCGTGTCCAACGGCATCGACCTCCACATTGTTGGGCAAGTGCTTGGGCACCACGAAATCGACAGCACATTGGGTTACGCCCATCTTGCGAGTGATGCCCTGATGAAGTCGG from Novosphingobium humi encodes:
- a CDS encoding site-specific integrase, whose product is MNTDIAALPLPLRGEVILRDTAIPALGLRLRCSGARTWVLFAKLAGRTTRETLGNACHIPLAAARRMADQAAINAPLPSLSAPLLGSDARISELWPHFLAVGEAGRWKPGTIRNMRSVADQHILPSLGRTRVRDLTNEQVAQWYLDVAARSTAIRMALSTLSGLMLYAEDHGLREAGSNPCRGLSKKWRGQRGHLLPTATIRALWAALDQLQTRMPDACDAVRLLLLTGARRSEILSLEWDWIVGARAVLKDSKEGPRTIWLNAPARTILDARIDKSSSPFVFPAPKGNGPVKVIDRAWAAIRTEAGIARLRVHDLRHHFASVAVSNGIDLHIVGQVLGHHEIDSTLGYAHLASDALMKSATRVSKVIDRSMRSSPAVQGKRRQPTARVSGGRHD